From Deinococcus sp. HSC-46F16, the proteins below share one genomic window:
- the paaZ gene encoding phenylacetic acid degradation bifunctional protein PaaZ, with the protein MTTLPTPDLLRPASYVYGTWHANPDGETLVDAIYGRPVAVISSEGVDFAQALAYGRDVGGPAIRKLTFHARARALRALATYLMERKEDYYTLNLLTGATRRDGWVDIEGGIGTLFSYASLARRELPDERFLPDGKVEQLGKGGTFVGRHILVPRDGVAVQINAYNFPVWGMLEKLAPAFIAGMPSLVKPAPQTAYLTERVVRDIVASGLLPEGALQLVTGDPGDLLDHLEEQDMVAFTGSAATAAKLKVHPNIVTRNVPFVTEADSLNASVLGLTVRPEDPEFALYIKEVAREITGKAGQKCTAIRRALVPRDRVEAVVEALRKELGKVTLGDPARDDVRMGALVSTAQRERVQATLEALREEARVVIGGEERDLLGGDREKGAFLDPTVLLCDSPLTARGPHELEAFGPVATLLPYDTLDDAVRLARMGRGSLAGSILTHDRTEATDLVMGMASTHGRLLVLNRDNAKENTGHGSPLPQLKHGGPGRAGGGEELAGVAGIKHHMNKVAVQADPTTLAAVTREYVPGAQVREDVVHPFRKSFDEIQVGDSLLTHRRTVTEADIVNFAGLTGDHFYAHVDEIGAKEGIFGKRVAHGYFLISAAAGQFVSAAPGPVLANYGLENLRFITPVGIGDTIRTRLTCKRKIRKDLRPGETRPTGVVEWRAEITNQNEELVATYDILTLVERARDEMDPALEA; encoded by the coding sequence ATGACCACCCTTCCCACCCCTGACCTCCTCCGCCCCGCCTCCTACGTCTACGGCACCTGGCACGCCAACCCCGACGGCGAAACCCTGGTGGACGCCATCTACGGCCGTCCCGTCGCCGTCATCTCCTCGGAGGGGGTGGATTTCGCGCAGGCGCTCGCCTACGGGCGCGACGTGGGTGGCCCGGCCATTCGCAAACTGACCTTCCACGCGCGGGCGCGGGCGCTGCGGGCGCTGGCGACGTACCTGATGGAGCGCAAAGAGGACTATTACACCCTCAACCTGCTGACCGGCGCGACCCGCCGCGACGGGTGGGTGGATATCGAGGGCGGCATCGGCACCCTGTTCTCCTACGCCAGCCTCGCCCGCCGCGAGCTGCCCGACGAGCGCTTCCTGCCCGACGGCAAGGTGGAGCAACTGGGCAAGGGGGGCACCTTCGTGGGCCGCCACATCCTCGTGCCGCGCGACGGGGTGGCGGTGCAGATCAACGCCTACAACTTCCCGGTCTGGGGAATGCTGGAAAAGCTCGCGCCCGCCTTTATCGCGGGGATGCCCAGCCTCGTCAAGCCCGCCCCGCAGACGGCCTACCTCACCGAACGGGTGGTGCGCGACATCGTGGCGTCGGGCCTGCTGCCTGAAGGGGCGCTGCAACTCGTGACCGGAGACCCCGGCGACCTGCTGGACCACCTCGAGGAACAGGACATGGTGGCCTTCACGGGGTCGGCGGCGACGGCGGCCAAGCTCAAGGTGCACCCCAATATCGTCACCCGCAACGTGCCCTTCGTGACCGAGGCCGACAGCCTGAACGCCTCGGTGCTGGGTCTGACCGTGCGCCCGGAGGACCCCGAGTTCGCCCTCTACATCAAGGAAGTTGCCCGCGAGATCACCGGGAAGGCCGGGCAGAAATGCACGGCCATCCGCCGCGCCCTAGTGCCCCGCGACCGGGTGGAGGCGGTGGTGGAGGCGCTCCGTAAGGAACTGGGCAAGGTGACCCTGGGCGACCCCGCCCGCGACGACGTCCGGATGGGCGCCCTCGTGAGCACCGCTCAGCGTGAGCGGGTGCAGGCCACCCTGGAGGCGCTGCGCGAGGAGGCCCGCGTGGTCATCGGCGGCGAGGAACGCGACCTGCTGGGCGGTGATCGCGAGAAGGGGGCCTTCCTCGACCCCACCGTGCTGCTGTGCGACTCGCCCCTGACCGCACGCGGCCCGCACGAGCTGGAGGCGTTCGGCCCGGTGGCGACCCTGCTGCCCTACGACACACTGGACGACGCCGTGCGCCTCGCCCGGATGGGCCGGGGCAGCCTCGCGGGGAGCATCCTGACGCATGACCGCACTGAGGCCACCGACCTCGTGATGGGCATGGCGAGCACGCACGGCCGCCTGCTGGTCCTCAACCGCGACAACGCCAAGGAGAACACCGGGCACGGCAGCCCACTGCCCCAGCTCAAGCACGGCGGCCCCGGTCGCGCGGGCGGTGGCGAGGAACTCGCGGGCGTGGCGGGCATCAAGCACCACATGAACAAGGTCGCGGTGCAGGCCGACCCCACCACGCTGGCGGCCGTGACCCGCGAGTACGTGCCCGGCGCCCAGGTGCGCGAGGACGTGGTTCACCCCTTCCGCAAGTCCTTCGACGAGATTCAGGTCGGGGACAGCCTGCTGACCCACCGCCGCACCGTCACCGAGGCCGACATCGTGAACTTCGCGGGCCTGACCGGGGACCACTTCTACGCCCATGTGGACGAGATCGGCGCGAAGGAGGGCATCTTCGGGAAGCGGGTGGCGCACGGCTACTTCCTGATTTCGGCCGCCGCTGGGCAGTTCGTCTCCGCCGCGCCGGGGCCGGTGCTGGCGAACTACGGCCTGGAAAACCTACGCTTCATCACGCCGGTCGGCATCGGGGACACCATCCGCACCCGCCTGACCTGCAAGCGCAAGATTCGCAAGGACCTGCGCCCCGGCGAAACCCGTCCGACCGGCGTGGTCGAGTGGCGGGCCGAGATCACCAACCAGAACGAGGAACTCGTCGCCACCTACGACATCCTGACCCTGGTAGAGCGGGCACGCGACGAGATGGACCCGGCATTGGAAGCGTAG
- the paaD gene encoding 1,2-phenylacetyl-CoA epoxidase subunit PaaD — MTTLPVTPEQVWTALAAVPDPEIPVVSVTDMGMVRDVTVDGGRVSVTFTPTFSGCPALHVIRDSIGEAVRALGVQDVEVRSTLTPPWTTDWIQPDARERLRQYGIAPPAPAGDLPLITLDIEPTRCPRCSSFNVRMTGSFGPTLCKRLYVCDSCKEPFEGFKSV, encoded by the coding sequence ATGACAACCCTCCCCGTCACCCCCGAACAGGTCTGGACCGCGCTCGCCGCTGTGCCTGACCCCGAGATTCCCGTCGTCTCCGTGACCGACATGGGCATGGTCCGGGACGTGACGGTGGACGGAGGGCGGGTCAGCGTGACCTTCACGCCCACCTTCTCTGGCTGCCCGGCCCTACACGTCATCCGCGATTCCATCGGGGAGGCGGTGCGGGCTTTGGGCGTGCAGGACGTGGAGGTCCGGAGCACCCTCACACCCCCCTGGACGACCGACTGGATTCAGCCGGACGCCCGCGAACGCCTGCGCCAGTATGGGATCGCACCCCCGGCCCCGGCGGGCGACTTGCCCCTGATCACCCTCGACATTGAACCGACCCGTTGCCCACGGTGCAGCAGCTTCAACGTGAGAATGACCGGCAGCTTCGGTCCGACGCTGTGCAAGCGGCTGTACGTGTGCGATAGCTGCAAGGAGCCATTTGAGGGCTTCAAGAGTGTCTGA
- the paaC gene encoding 1,2-phenylacetyl-CoA epoxidase subunit PaaC, giving the protein MTGSVQPSAVSDQHDLAPELRAALIEKLTALADDEIVLAHRDGEWTGHAPILEEDIALANIAQDELGHAGLYLELRRALDGSDADHLAFFRDAAEYRCTRFVELPKGDWGFTMLRQFLFDTYEALWLEAARASSYAPLAAVAAKALREEKFHLQHTALWVERLALGTEESRRRTQAALDELWPYAAQLFQPVPGEAELVTARIVPDLNKLRGSWESFVLPHLIGKCGLTLPDAPADAGAGRDTHTEHLPPLLAEMQSVARAVPNAEVW; this is encoded by the coding sequence ATGACGGGGAGCGTTCAGCCGTCAGCTGTCAGCGATCAGCACGACCTCGCCCCGGAGCTTCGGGCTGCGCTGATCGAGAAGCTCACCGCCCTCGCCGACGACGAGATTGTCCTCGCGCACCGGGACGGCGAGTGGACCGGGCACGCGCCCATCCTCGAAGAGGACATTGCGCTGGCGAACATCGCGCAGGATGAGCTGGGGCACGCCGGGCTGTATCTGGAGCTGCGGCGGGCGCTGGACGGCTCGGACGCCGATCATCTCGCCTTCTTCCGGGACGCCGCCGAGTACCGCTGCACCCGTTTTGTCGAGCTGCCGAAGGGCGACTGGGGCTTCACCATGCTGCGCCAGTTCCTCTTCGACACCTACGAGGCGCTGTGGCTGGAAGCGGCCCGCGCGAGCAGCTACGCGCCGCTGGCCGCGGTCGCGGCCAAGGCGCTACGCGAGGAGAAGTTTCACCTCCAGCACACGGCCCTATGGGTCGAGCGGCTGGCGCTGGGCACCGAGGAAAGCCGCCGCCGCACCCAGGCCGCGCTGGACGAGCTGTGGCCTTACGCGGCGCAACTGTTCCAGCCTGTGCCCGGCGAGGCCGAGCTGGTGACGGCCCGGATCGTCCCCGACTTGAACAAGCTGCGCGGCAGTTGGGAAAGCTTCGTGCTGCCCCACCTGATCGGGAAGTGCGGCCTGACCCTGCCGGACGCGCCCGCCGACGCTGGGGCCGGACGCGACACGCACACCGAGCACCTCCCCCCGCTCCTCGCTGAGATGCAGAGCGTGGCCCGCGCGGTGCCGAACGCCGAGGTGTGGTGA
- a CDS encoding phenylacetic acid degradation protein — protein sequence MTASADTQWPRWEVFKQDAPGRPHQAVGSVHAGDPQHALVTARNVFVRRPAAVSLWTVREADILTATPEKVAARPEVLDTPGEAGTYHVGLKRTHKRSMTFVDLVGTLEASGPGDALRQAREGYPDALTWLVFPESAVVRTDEDPGTVESWFAPAKDKTYKQQQFYGVIGRHIGELKREGLIPGRAKEGVQE from the coding sequence ATGACCGCGTCCGCCGACACCCAGTGGCCCCGCTGGGAAGTGTTCAAGCAGGACGCGCCGGGCCGCCCCCATCAGGCGGTGGGCAGCGTCCACGCCGGGGACCCGCAGCATGCGCTGGTCACCGCCCGCAACGTTTTCGTGCGCCGCCCCGCCGCCGTGAGCCTGTGGACCGTGCGCGAGGCCGACATCCTGACCGCCACCCCGGAGAAAGTTGCCGCCCGTCCCGAGGTGCTGGACACCCCCGGCGAGGCGGGCACCTACCACGTGGGCCTCAAGCGCACGCACAAGCGCTCCATGACCTTCGTGGACCTGGTGGGCACCCTGGAGGCGAGTGGTCCCGGTGACGCGCTGCGGCAGGCGCGGGAGGGGTACCCCGACGCGCTGACGTGGCTGGTCTTCCCCGAGAGCGCGGTGGTCCGCACCGATGAGGACCCCGGCACGGTGGAGAGCTGGTTTGCCCCGGCGAAGGACAAGACCTACAAGCAGCAGCAGTTTTACGGGGTCATCGGCCGCCACATCGGAGAACTCAAGCGTGAGGGCCTGATTCCCGGCCGCGCGAAGGAAGGGGTGCAGGAATGA
- the paaA gene encoding 1,2-phenylacetyl-CoA epoxidase subunit PaaA gives MTQTLTPAETAEQHAAFNARIARGEKIEPGDWMPAEYRRQLIRMISQHAHSEVVGMLPEGEWITRAPSLKRKTILIAKVQDEAGHGQYLYHAAETLGISREEMLDALLSGRAKYSSIFNYPTRNWADVGMIGWLVDGAAIKNQTMLAGCSYGPYSRAMVRICSEETFHHKQGKEMIVAYAQGTPEQRQMAQDALNRWWWPALMMLGPHDADSPNTGALAGWGIKLKTNDEVRQEFINEHAPELLEAGLTIPDPDLHQDADGNWRHGPINWDEFWAVVRGQQGLNRERLGARREAHEDGAWVREALEAYAARQMEQAAD, from the coding sequence ATGACCCAGACCCTGACGCCCGCCGAGACCGCCGAGCAGCACGCCGCTTTCAACGCCCGGATTGCCCGTGGCGAGAAGATCGAGCCCGGCGACTGGATGCCCGCCGAGTACCGCCGCCAGCTCATCCGCATGATCAGCCAGCACGCGCATTCCGAGGTGGTCGGGATGCTGCCCGAGGGTGAATGGATCACGCGGGCGCCGTCCCTCAAGCGCAAGACCATCCTGATCGCCAAGGTGCAGGACGAGGCGGGGCACGGGCAGTACCTCTATCACGCCGCCGAGACGCTGGGCATCAGCCGCGAGGAGATGCTCGACGCGCTGCTGTCGGGCCGGGCCAAGTACTCCTCGATCTTCAACTATCCCACCCGGAACTGGGCCGACGTGGGCATGATCGGCTGGCTGGTGGACGGCGCGGCGATCAAGAACCAGACCATGCTGGCGGGCTGCTCCTACGGCCCCTACAGCCGGGCGATGGTCCGCATCTGCTCGGAGGAGACCTTCCACCACAAGCAGGGCAAGGAGATGATCGTCGCCTACGCGCAGGGCACGCCCGAGCAGCGCCAGATGGCGCAGGACGCCCTGAACCGCTGGTGGTGGCCTGCCCTGATGATGCTGGGGCCGCACGACGCCGACAGCCCCAACACCGGGGCGCTGGCGGGGTGGGGCATCAAGCTCAAGACGAACGACGAGGTCCGCCAGGAGTTCATCAACGAGCATGCGCCGGAGCTGCTGGAAGCCGGGCTGACCATCCCCGACCCCGACCTGCACCAGGACGCGGACGGCAACTGGCGGCACGGCCCGATCAACTGGGACGAGTTCTGGGCGGTCGTGAGGGGCCAGCAGGGGCTGAACAGGGAGCGTCTCGGTGCTCGCCGCGAGGCCCACGAGGACGGTGCCTGGGTGCGCGAGGCGCTGGAAGCGTACGCGGCGCGGCAGATGGAACAGGCGGCGGACTGA
- a CDS encoding HepT-like ribonuclease domain-containing protein: MAAPPPSLFPDLRLPTIAAVLRAGEAAWRAVGVSRVRVFGSVARGEADSSADIDLLLDFGEEVGLLDLMRAKAVFEDLLGRRVDVLTEGGLHPALRGEILADAVDVLAVPDPPPHSHRGKRWRWRVHDLLRALDRVTAYTDGHTLTTFLADERTQDAVLSNLLRLGEGTKYIPQSVQDRTPGVPWPRLRDIRNLLAHDYFGVDPRLVWHTARVELPALRPALQALADAPEGDLQP; this comes from the coding sequence ATGGCCGCGCCGCCCCCCAGCCTCTTCCCCGACCTGCGCCTCCCCACCATCGCCGCCGTCCTGCGCGCCGGCGAGGCGGCGTGGCGGGCGGTGGGTGTGTCGCGTGTGCGCGTCTTCGGTTCGGTCGCGCGGGGCGAGGCGGACTCGTCGGCCGATATCGACCTGCTGCTGGACTTCGGGGAGGAGGTGGGCCTGCTCGACCTGATGCGGGCCAAGGCCGTGTTCGAGGACCTGCTGGGCCGCCGGGTGGATGTATTGACCGAAGGCGGCCTGCACCCTGCCCTGCGCGGCGAGATTCTGGCCGACGCGGTGGACGTGCTGGCCGTGCCCGACCCGCCGCCCCACTCGCATCGGGGCAAACGCTGGCGCTGGCGGGTCCACGATCTGCTACGGGCGCTGGACCGGGTGACCGCCTACACCGACGGCCATACCCTGACCACCTTCCTCGCCGACGAACGCACCCAGGACGCCGTTCTCTCCAACCTGCTGCGGCTGGGCGAGGGCACCAAGTACATCCCCCAGAGCGTGCAGGACCGCACCCCCGGCGTACCCTGGCCCCGGCTGCGCGATATCCGCAACCTGCTCGCGCATGACTATTTCGGGGTGGACCCCCGGCTGGTGTGGCACACCGCACGGGTGGAGTTGCCTGCTCTGCGCCCGGCCCTGCAAGCCCTCGCGGACGCGCCCGAGGGTGACCTCCAGCCCTGA
- a CDS encoding 4'-phosphopantetheinyl transferase superfamily protein: MIVAIGHDLIEIERIRGLLAREGRRAEKLFAPCELAYCAGHADPAPSLAARFAAKEAFQKVWPRPHGWRDVWVEREPTPEGPFPFARPVLGFAPEIAAELEARGWVAHLTLTHTKEHASAVVVLEERTAGRG, translated from the coding sequence ATGATTGTCGCCATCGGCCATGACCTCATCGAGATCGAGCGCATCCGGGGCCTGCTCGCGCGGGAGGGGCGGCGGGCCGAGAAGCTGTTCGCCCCGTGCGAACTGGCCTACTGCGCCGGGCACGCGGACCCCGCCCCCAGCCTCGCGGCCCGGTTCGCGGCCAAAGAGGCTTTCCAGAAGGTCTGGCCGCGCCCGCACGGCTGGCGCGACGTGTGGGTCGAGCGCGAGCCCACGCCAGAGGGTCCTTTTCCCTTCGCGCGGCCGGTGCTGGGCTTCGCGCCGGAGATCGCGGCGGAGCTGGAGGCGCGGGGCTGGGTCGCGCACCTGACGCTGACGCACACGAAGGAACATGCGAGCGCGGTGGTAGTGCTGGAGGAGCGGACAGCCGGAAGGGGGTAG
- a CDS encoding NUDIX domain-containing protein, protein MLTLVVWLVVRDASGRVLLGRRSGTTFADGLWNLPGGGVEPGEGLLDAVTREAREEVGLRLDPAALRSLGVSRYDIVGLGGPVAGVDFLFLADAWEGDPLPLDKTSEVGWFAPNALPPDCLPWLPDVLRAHLLDGVRLSEQLTGVEGVRGWVG, encoded by the coding sequence GTGTTGACTCTCGTGGTGTGGCTGGTCGTGCGGGACGCCTCGGGCCGGGTGCTGCTGGGGCGGCGGTCGGGGACGACCTTTGCGGATGGCCTGTGGAACCTGCCCGGCGGCGGGGTCGAACCCGGCGAGGGCCTGCTGGACGCCGTGACCCGCGAGGCCCGTGAGGAGGTCGGCTTGCGGCTCGACCCGGCCGCGCTGCGCTCGCTGGGCGTGTCCCGCTACGACATCGTGGGTCTGGGTGGCCCGGTCGCGGGGGTGGATTTCCTCTTTCTGGCTGACGCGTGGGAGGGCGATCCGCTCCCCCTTGACAAGACCTCCGAGGTGGGCTGGTTCGCGCCGAACGCTCTGCCGCCAGATTGTCTGCCCTGGCTGCCCGATGTCCTGCGGGCGCATCTCTTGGACGGCGTGCGCCTCAGCGAGCAACTCACCGGGGTGGAGGGGGTGCGGGGGTGGGTAGGCTGA
- a CDS encoding thiamine ABC transporter substrate-binding protein has product MRKTLLLGLLLAGTAHAQTTLTVITHDSFDVDKKLVAEFEKTNKVRVRFVRGGDAGELLNRLILTRRAPIADVVYGLDNAMLPRARAAGILEAYRSPALAKVPAAYRLDEAGLLNTVDYGLVALNYDRAAWAKTGLPLPRSLDDLKKPQYARLTVVPSPATSSPGLAFLLATVNHYGEAGAWAWWREARANGMKVVRGWSDAYNKDFSKNGGKYPIVLSYASSPAAEVYYADGYDPKKPPAQAPTANLFLPGSTFLQLEGVGVLKGSKQPALARKFVDFMLSGGVQADIPTRMWIYPAVSGTKLDPVFRFAEKPETKPVKASVTANPQRLVDAWVTQVLRARWGS; this is encoded by the coding sequence ATGCGCAAGACCCTGCTGCTCGGCCTGCTGCTCGCGGGCACCGCCCACGCCCAGACCACCCTGACGGTCATCACGCACGACTCCTTCGACGTGGACAAGAAGCTGGTGGCCGAGTTCGAGAAGACCAACAAGGTCCGCGTGCGCTTCGTGCGGGGCGGGGACGCGGGCGAACTCCTGAACCGCCTGATCCTGACCCGCCGCGCCCCGATTGCCGACGTGGTGTACGGCCTGGACAACGCCATGCTGCCCCGCGCGAGGGCCGCCGGGATTCTGGAGGCCTACCGTTCCCCCGCGCTGGCGAAGGTGCCCGCCGCCTACCGTCTGGACGAGGCAGGGCTGCTGAACACGGTGGATTACGGGCTGGTGGCGCTGAACTACGACCGGGCGGCGTGGGCGAAAACGGGCCTGCCCCTACCCCGCAGCCTGGACGACCTGAAAAAGCCCCAGTATGCCCGGCTGACGGTGGTGCCCTCGCCCGCGACGAGCAGCCCCGGCCTCGCCTTCCTGCTCGCCACCGTGAACCACTACGGCGAGGCGGGCGCGTGGGCGTGGTGGCGGGAAGCCCGCGCAAATGGGATGAAGGTCGTGCGCGGCTGGTCGGACGCCTACAACAAGGACTTCAGCAAGAACGGCGGTAAATACCCCATCGTTCTGAGCTACGCGAGCAGCCCCGCCGCCGAGGTCTATTACGCCGACGGCTACGACCCCAAAAAGCCGCCCGCCCAGGCCCCCACCGCCAACCTCTTCCTGCCGGGCAGCACGTTCCTGCAACTGGAGGGCGTGGGCGTCCTGAAGGGGAGCAAGCAGCCCGCGCTGGCCCGCAAATTCGTGGATTTCATGCTCTCGGGCGGCGTGCAGGCCGATATCCCCACCCGCATGTGGATCTACCCGGCCGTGAGTGGCACCAAACTGGACCCCGTCTTCCGCTTTGCCGAGAAGCCGGAGACCAAGCCCGTGAAGGCCAGCGTGACGGCCAATCCGCAGCGGCTGGTGGACGCGTGGGTGACGCAGGTGCTGCGGGCGCGGTGGGGAAGCTGA